One segment of Panicum virgatum strain AP13 chromosome 3K, P.virgatum_v5, whole genome shotgun sequence DNA contains the following:
- the LOC120700522 gene encoding one cut domain family member 3-like, translating to MADCFPPEADDLHRRWLPREILADIGIADTEPVPDALPEAAGVEELAAQLAGILGGGSKARRHPPPPPPPPPPVAAPRHGAHVCGLEGSVVAACGGINCVGGAAVAWPFVPYPPAQWQGGSNLVNLGGVLDYYYSAFPPAPPCPVPPPANLRGGTGVFIPRTACALPPAAAKGGIATRAWPGTATGTGTGRPATGRKQDWQQNETPTTQQPQEEKAVPACPRPSELTLPQDWSYR from the exons ATGGCGGACTGCTTCCCGCCCGAGGCCGacgacctccaccgccgctggcTGCCCCGGGAGATCTTGGCCGACATTGGCATCGCCGACACCGAGCCAGTCCCTGACGCTCTGCCCGAGGCCGCcggcgtggaggagctcgcGGCGCAACTCGCCGGCATCCTCGGCGGCGGGAGCAAGGCGCGCCGGCATCCTCCGCCcccgccacccccgccgccgcccgtcgccgccccgcgccaCGGCGCGCAT GTCTGCGGGCTGGAAGGGAGCGTCGTGGCGGCCTGCGGCGGGATCAATtgcgtcggcggcgccgcggtggcCTGGCCCTTCGTGCCGTACCCGCCGGCGCAGTGGCAG GGCGGGAGCAACCTGGTGAACCTGGGCGGCGTGCTGGACTACTACTACTCGGCGTtccccccggcgccgccgtgccccgtcccgccgccggcgaacctGCGCGGCGGCACCGGCGTGTTCATCCCGCGCACCGCGTGCGCTCTCCCCCCGGCCGCGGCCAAAG GTGGGATAGCGACGAGGGCGTGGCCTGGCACTGCCACAGGGACCGGGACGGGCAGGCCGGCAACGGGCAGGAAGCAGGACTGGCAGCAGAACGAGACGCCGACGacgcagcagccgcaggaggaGAAGGCGGTGCCCGCCTGCCCGCGGCCGTCGGAGCTGACGCTGCCCCAGGATTGGAGCTACCGCTGA